A region of Nostoc sp. 'Peltigera membranacea cyanobiont' N6 DNA encodes the following proteins:
- the hemJ gene encoding protoporphyrinogen oxidase HemJ — protein MAYSWFKAFHIVGFVVWFAGLFYLVRLFIYHVEANLEPEPARTILKNQYQIMEKRLYHIITNPGMFVTIAMAIGLLSTEPDILKEGWLHIKLLFVAILIGYHHYCARLMKKLAVDECGWNGQQLRALNEAPTVMLVAIVLLAVFKNNLPTDIAAWGIFAMIILMAVTIQLYAKKRRQDKEKLTAQIGQVPQEQS, from the coding sequence ATGGCTTATTCATGGTTTAAAGCATTTCATATTGTCGGATTTGTAGTTTGGTTCGCTGGTTTGTTCTACTTAGTACGTCTTTTTATCTATCACGTTGAAGCGAACCTTGAACCTGAACCAGCACGAACGATACTGAAAAATCAGTATCAAATTATGGAAAAGCGCCTCTACCACATCATTACTAACCCTGGAATGTTTGTGACGATCGCAATGGCTATCGGTTTATTAAGCACTGAACCGGATATTTTAAAAGAGGGTTGGTTACATATAAAACTGCTATTTGTTGCTATTTTAATTGGCTATCATCATTACTGCGCTCGACTCATGAAGAAGTTAGCAGTAGATGAATGCGGTTGGAATGGTCAGCAATTACGCGCTTTAAATGAAGCACCGACAGTTATGTTAGTAGCGATCGTATTACTGGCTGTATTTAAGAATAATTTACCTACAGATATCGCTGCCTGGGGTATTTTTGCCATGATTATTTTGATGGCGGTCACTATTCAACTTTACGCCAAAAAACGCAGGCAAGATAAAGAGAAGCTGACGGCACAGATAGGACAAGTTCCACAAGAACAAAGTTAG
- a CDS encoding SGNH/GDSL hydrolase family protein — protein MKEALIVILAVVVGLFVVVEIGLRSLFGFGNPLVYIGDERIGYLLAPNQRTRRFGNRIEINEYSMRGSPIDKTPAPSGLRILLLGDSIANGGWWTDQTNTISAIMMRSLASSTHSNYQEVEVLNASANSWGPRNELAYLEKFSNFNAQIVVLLINTDDLFATPPTSLPVGRDRNYPDSKPPLALAEVWQRYIVKQQPIPEMKAVQNEAGDRVGINLEAIGKIQALTRQSNSQFLLVMTPLLREIGEPGPRDYEIKARQRLNDFTKTQQINYIDFLPIFNSTTNPQDLYHDSIHLNLQGNKFVSEVMERSLLERLGEIPLTQNY, from the coding sequence GTGAAAGAGGCGCTGATTGTAATTTTGGCGGTGGTTGTGGGATTGTTTGTGGTAGTCGAGATCGGATTGCGATCGCTCTTTGGCTTTGGTAATCCCCTAGTTTACATTGGCGATGAGCGGATTGGTTATTTATTGGCTCCTAACCAACGTACCCGTCGTTTTGGTAATCGCATTGAAATTAATGAGTATTCTATGCGAGGTAGTCCGATCGATAAGACACCTGCACCTTCTGGGCTGCGAATTTTACTGTTAGGGGATTCTATCGCTAATGGTGGCTGGTGGACAGATCAGACTAATACAATATCCGCGATAATGATGCGTTCTCTGGCATCATCCACTCATAGTAATTATCAGGAAGTAGAAGTGCTAAATGCTTCAGCTAACTCTTGGGGGCCAAGGAACGAGTTAGCTTATTTAGAGAAGTTTAGCAACTTCAACGCGCAAATAGTAGTGTTATTAATTAATACCGATGATTTGTTTGCGACTCCTCCCACGTCTTTACCAGTAGGACGCGATCGCAACTATCCCGATAGTAAACCTCCCCTAGCATTAGCGGAAGTGTGGCAGCGTTATATCGTCAAGCAGCAGCCAATTCCCGAAATGAAAGCGGTGCAAAATGAAGCAGGCGATCGCGTGGGGATTAATTTGGAAGCGATCGGTAAAATTCAAGCCCTGACTCGCCAAAGCAACAGCCAATTTCTACTAGTCATGACTCCCTTACTGCGAGAAATTGGTGAACCAGGCCCCCGCGATTACGAAATTAAAGCCCGCCAACGCTTGAACGATTTTACCAAGACTCAGCAAATTAACTATATAGACTTTTTACCGATATTCAATTCAACTACCAACCCGCAAGATTTGTATCACGATAGCATTCACCTCAACTTGCAAGGTAATAAATTTGTTAGTGAAGTTATGGAGCGATCGCTTCTAGAAAGACTGGGGGAGATACCACTTACTCAGAACTACTAA
- a CDS encoding helix-hairpin-helix domain-containing protein produces MIKIATRKYLGKQNVYDIGVERDHNFGIKNGFIASNCFNKSHSTAYGYVTYQTAYLKANYPLEYMAALLTANSGDTDKVQRYITNCTNMGISIDPPDINRSGVDFTPTLGKILFGFSAVRNVGQNAIACILEARSETGEFKSLADFCDRVDLRAVNRRTLESLIYCGAFDKIESNRQQLINDSELVYDWAQSRAKDRASGQGNLFDLLGDGFSSTQNKRANNAFETAPKSKPVTDLPPQKKLQMEKELLGFYVSDHPLKSLRQITPLLTPINLSQLGEQREDTRLCAVVMLNNVKKVVTKKGDQMAILQIEDLTTQSEAVVFPKTYERISSLLVVDTRLIIWGKVDRRDEQTQFILEDVEPVETVQMVMVELNPQQAGDMEKLHLLKTILQAHSVDKEKAKMPVIGIIQTETSRKLVRLGWQFCVQDSRITVQALQNASFPAHIKSLTGS; encoded by the coding sequence ATGATAAAAATAGCCACACGTAAATATTTAGGCAAACAAAATGTCTATGATATTGGGGTTGAGCGCGACCATAATTTTGGGATAAAAAATGGTTTTATCGCTTCAAATTGTTTCAATAAATCTCATTCAACAGCCTATGGTTATGTAACTTATCAGACAGCATATTTAAAAGCTAATTACCCATTAGAATATATGGCGGCACTGTTAACGGCTAACAGTGGCGATACCGATAAGGTACAGAGATATATTACTAACTGTACAAATATGGGTATTTCCATAGATCCACCAGATATTAATCGTTCTGGCGTTGATTTTACACCAACATTAGGAAAGATTCTGTTTGGATTTTCGGCAGTGCGTAACGTGGGACAGAATGCGATCGCCTGCATTTTGGAGGCGAGAAGTGAGACAGGAGAGTTTAAATCCCTCGCTGATTTTTGCGATCGCGTGGATTTACGTGCTGTTAACCGCCGGACTCTAGAATCGCTGATTTACTGTGGAGCCTTTGACAAAATTGAATCCAACCGCCAACAGTTAATTAACGACTCAGAATTAGTGTATGACTGGGCACAATCTCGCGCTAAAGACAGAGCTAGCGGTCAAGGGAATCTCTTTGACTTATTAGGTGATGGATTTTCTTCGACTCAGAATAAAAGAGCAAATAATGCCTTTGAAACTGCTCCCAAATCTAAACCTGTAACAGATTTACCCCCACAGAAAAAGTTGCAGATGGAGAAAGAGTTATTAGGTTTTTATGTATCAGATCATCCGTTGAAATCCTTACGGCAAATAACACCACTTTTGACACCGATTAACCTTTCACAACTGGGAGAGCAAAGAGAAGACACAAGACTTTGTGCAGTTGTCATGTTGAATAATGTCAAAAAAGTGGTGACAAAAAAAGGCGACCAGATGGCAATTTTGCAAATAGAAGACCTAACTACACAATCAGAAGCTGTAGTTTTTCCCAAAACTTATGAACGCATTAGTTCCCTACTCGTAGTTGATACTAGATTGATTATTTGGGGAAAAGTAGATCGACGCGACGAGCAAACTCAATTTATTCTTGAAGATGTAGAACCCGTGGAAACAGTACAAATGGTAATGGTGGAGTTAAATCCCCAGCAAGCAGGTGATATGGAAAAACTACATCTCTTGAAAACAATTTTGCAAGCTCATTCAGTAGACAAAGAAAAAGCAAAAATGCCAGTGATTGGAATTATCCAAACTGAAACTTCTCGGAAACTTGTTCGCTTGGGTTGGCAATTTTGCGTACAAGATTCTAGAATAACTGTTCAAGCTTTGCAAAACGCCAGTTTTCCTGCTCATATAAAATCACTGACTGGTAGCTAG
- a CDS encoding ABC transporter permease, whose translation MTRPLTPANKTLGRNNWTWQDGLLILLILSFIVAIIRTASKFSGTFEPELTISTNINALPGYTAQTLIRMGLAYFFSLIFTLLYAYTAYRSRIAERILIPMLDILQSIPVLSFLPGVVLALISLFPGQRIGVELAAILLIFTGMTWNMTFSFYQSLQSIPRELIEAAEVYRLNPWQRFWTLELPSGVIGLVWNSVMSVAGGWFFLIAIESFTLGNKDFRLPGLGSFLGTAANKGDFKAIFWGLAVLIAIIVATDFFVWRPLIAWAERFKLEMLETENAPQSWVLDVFRRSPTLRAISDRVFQPLQTVLDDSLIRSFPVRSVPVNAKGNLNFPSFLNWVFVSGFSLIILWGTWEAVLLLRTLGWDDWQQVIKGAMLTALRVIIALILSLLWTVPVGVAIGRNRRLAQVLQPLVQIAASVPATALFPVLLLGLTRIAGGLQIGAIALMMLGTMWYILFNVIAGAQSIPSDLIEAAWVYKLSTLQRWRTLILPAIFPYLITGIITAVGGAWNASIVSEYVTFQGRVISTSGLGATISHATATGNFSLLLASTAIMSLLVVLTNRLIWRPLYNLAQEKYQLLV comes from the coding sequence ATGACCCGACCTCTCACTCCTGCTAATAAAACTTTAGGACGTAACAATTGGACTTGGCAAGATGGATTGCTAATTCTGCTAATTTTATCTTTCATTGTGGCAATTATTAGAACCGCTTCTAAATTTAGCGGTACTTTTGAACCTGAACTCACAATTTCCACAAATATCAATGCTTTGCCAGGATATACAGCCCAAACCTTGATTCGTATGGGGCTGGCTTACTTTTTCTCCCTAATTTTTACCTTATTGTACGCTTACACTGCTTATCGCTCCCGAATTGCAGAACGAATTTTAATTCCGATGTTGGATATTCTGCAATCTATTCCAGTATTGTCTTTTTTGCCAGGTGTGGTACTAGCTTTGATTTCCCTATTTCCGGGCCAAAGAATTGGTGTAGAACTAGCAGCTATTTTGCTAATTTTCACTGGTATGACCTGGAATATGACTTTTAGTTTTTACCAATCTCTCCAAAGTATTCCGCGAGAATTAATAGAAGCAGCAGAGGTTTATCGGCTTAATCCCTGGCAACGTTTTTGGACATTAGAGTTACCATCTGGTGTAATTGGTTTGGTATGGAATAGTGTAATGTCGGTGGCTGGAGGTTGGTTTTTTTTAATTGCTATTGAGTCATTTACTTTAGGGAATAAAGATTTTCGCTTACCAGGATTAGGCTCTTTTTTAGGCACAGCAGCCAACAAAGGAGACTTTAAAGCGATATTTTGGGGCTTGGCGGTGCTGATTGCGATTATTGTAGCAACTGATTTTTTTGTGTGGCGACCTCTGATTGCTTGGGCAGAAAGATTTAAGTTGGAGATGCTTGAAACTGAAAATGCACCCCAATCGTGGGTGTTAGATGTTTTCAGACGATCGCCTACTTTACGGGCAATTAGCGATCGCGTTTTTCAGCCATTACAAACAGTCTTAGACGATAGTTTAATTCGGTCGTTTCCTGTGCGTTCTGTACCTGTAAATGCCAAAGGCAATCTCAACTTCCCGAGTTTTTTAAATTGGGTATTTGTTAGTGGCTTCAGCTTAATTATCTTGTGGGGTACTTGGGAAGCTGTACTACTATTACGGACTTTAGGCTGGGATGATTGGCAACAGGTAATAAAGGGCGCTATGTTAACGGCGTTGCGGGTAATAATTGCTTTGATATTATCACTGTTGTGGACTGTACCTGTGGGAGTAGCCATTGGTCGCAATCGACGGTTGGCTCAAGTCTTGCAACCATTGGTACAAATCGCCGCCTCTGTACCAGCAACAGCCTTATTTCCAGTGCTACTGCTGGGGTTAACCCGCATCGCTGGCGGTTTACAGATTGGTGCGATCGCTCTCATGATGTTAGGGACAATGTGGTATATCCTGTTTAATGTCATTGCTGGGGCACAATCGATTCCTTCAGACCTGATCGAAGCCGCTTGGGTATATAAACTCTCAACTTTGCAGCGCTGGCGAACCTTAATTTTACCCGCAATTTTTCCCTACCTAATTACAGGAATTATTACCGCAGTTGGCGGCGCTTGGAACGCCAGTATCGTCAGTGAGTACGTTACATTTCAAGGGCGAGTAATTAGTACTTCTGGATTGGGAGCAACAATTTCTCATGCCACAGCTACAGGTAATTTCTCCCTATTATTAGCTTCCACAGCGATCATGTCGCTATTAGTAGTATTAACCAATCGTTTGATTTGGCGACCTCTTTACAATCTAGCTCAAGAGAAATATCAATTATTGGTTTAA
- a CDS encoding ABC transporter ATP-binding protein, producing the protein MVFKTAIEHLIALKNVSKSYQQPNGQQIIILENINLELRPGEIVALLGPSGSGKSTLMRIIAGLIPASQGEVIYHNRPLVGLNPGVAIVFQSFALYPWLTVLENVELGLKAKGEAPDSRRQKALRMIDIIGLDGFENAYPKELSGGMRQRVGFARALAVEPELLCMDEPFSALDVLTAENLRFELLDLWLERRIPTQAILIVTHGIEEAVIMADRIIVLGRNPGRIRADLPVTLPHYRDRKHPSFQALVDRVYTIITNPELEQIQPLTTTSVEPATPPAKYQSLPAVRIGSIAGLLELLEDRQEKDLYRLAQELQLEVDDILPIVEAAKLMDFVELAEGDISLKPIGQEFINGGIDERKQIVRSQLLTHIRLVQQIYRLLEAKNNQRIPEELVLDILETHFSPQEAERQLKTVVDWGRYAEIYGYDEPSGQIFLEQVVNAD; encoded by the coding sequence ATGGTCTTTAAAACAGCAATTGAACATCTGATCGCCCTAAAAAATGTCAGCAAATCTTATCAACAGCCCAACGGTCAGCAGATTATCATTCTGGAAAATATCAATCTTGAGTTGCGTCCAGGAGAGATCGTTGCATTGCTGGGGCCTTCAGGTTCAGGTAAATCTACTTTGATGCGGATTATTGCTGGATTAATCCCGGCCAGTCAAGGCGAAGTTATATATCATAATCGTCCTCTAGTTGGTTTAAATCCTGGGGTAGCAATTGTTTTTCAAAGTTTTGCTCTTTATCCTTGGTTAACTGTACTAGAAAATGTGGAACTAGGTTTAAAAGCCAAAGGAGAAGCGCCAGATTCTCGACGGCAAAAGGCGCTACGGATGATTGATATCATTGGTTTGGATGGGTTTGAAAATGCCTATCCCAAAGAACTTTCTGGGGGAATGCGTCAGCGAGTTGGATTTGCGAGGGCTTTGGCCGTAGAACCAGAACTGTTATGTATGGATGAGCCGTTTTCGGCATTGGATGTACTAACAGCAGAAAACTTGAGGTTTGAGTTATTAGATTTGTGGTTAGAACGTCGCATACCCACCCAAGCCATTCTGATTGTCACCCACGGGATTGAAGAAGCGGTAATTATGGCGGATCGGATTATTGTTCTCGGACGCAATCCGGGAAGAATTCGGGCTGACTTACCTGTGACTTTACCCCATTACCGCGATCGCAAACACCCAAGTTTTCAAGCCTTGGTAGATCGGGTTTATACAATCATCACCAACCCAGAACTAGAACAAATTCAACCCCTAACTACTACCTCTGTAGAACCTGCAACACCACCAGCAAAATATCAGTCTTTACCAGCCGTGCGAATTGGTTCCATTGCCGGTCTTTTGGAACTTTTAGAAGATCGTCAAGAAAAAGACTTATATCGGCTAGCCCAAGAATTGCAACTAGAAGTAGATGATATTTTACCAATTGTGGAAGCTGCAAAATTGATGGATTTTGTAGAACTTGCAGAAGGTGATATTAGCTTAAAACCAATAGGGCAAGAATTTATCAATGGTGGTATTGATGAACGCAAACAAATTGTGCGATCGCAACTTTTAACTCATATTCGCCTGGTACAGCAAATTTACCGTCTTTTGGAAGCGAAAAATAATCAACGCATTCCCGAAGAATTAGTCTTAGATATCCTAGAAACTCACTTTAGCCCACAAGAAGCCGAGCGACAATTAAAAACCGTTGTTGATTGGGGTCGTTATGCCGAGATATACGGCTACGATGAGCCATCGGGACAAATCTTTTTAGAGCAAGTTGTTAATGCCGATTAG
- a CDS encoding pentapeptide repeat-containing protein, with protein sequence MNAEELKRRFAAGERYFPAVNLIKNKLIGAYLPGISLWGSDLSGANLAKAKLWGADLSRTNLAKANLTRANLSGVKLNEANLRGAKLNYAKLYGANLTGAYYDESTRFPRGFDPVSRNMQKV encoded by the coding sequence ATGAATGCTGAGGAATTAAAACGGCGTTTTGCCGCAGGAGAAAGATATTTTCCAGCCGTCAACTTGATTAAGAACAAGTTGATTGGAGCCTATTTGCCCGGAATCAGTTTATGGGGATCTGACTTGAGTGGAGCGAACCTAGCGAAAGCTAAACTCTGGGGAGCAGATTTGAGTAGAACTAACTTAGCTAAAGCGAATTTGACCAGAGCTAATTTGAGCGGTGTCAAACTGAATGAAGCAAATCTCCGGGGAGCCAAACTTAACTATGCCAAGTTGTATGGAGCAAATCTGACTGGCGCTTACTACGATGAAAGCACGAGGTTTCCTAGAGGTTTTGATCCCGTCAGTAGAAATATGCAGAAGGTGTGA
- the ggt gene encoding gamma-glutamyltransferase: MAIFSFTLLVYSQVASAALTLPLHSKKGMVVSAHPLGSEAGILMLRKGGNAVDAAVATTFVISVVEPFSAGIGGGGFLLMHSEKTGDIKALDFRERAPLKATKNMYLDAAGKVRPNASINGYLAVGTPGTVAGLYEVHRRYGKLSWQEVMKPAIALAKDGFILGDVLTQRLNQRQQQLLNNPAAREIFTRNGQFYQPGEKLVQRDLARTLTAISENPQSFYTGSIARAIASDMVKNGGLITLEDLKAYKPIWRTPVCGNFRKAKICSMPPPSSGGVHLLQILNIIGDTDLKSLGWHHPDAIHLMVEAMKIAYADRSEYLGDPDFVKVPVQELISPAYAKKRRQEINMQLAKPSTEVKPVDRKTLQRFSQANNQILGENIIPLSARSLKLHATRYESPETTHLTVVDGEHNAVSLTFTVNLIFGAGVVTPGTGIVLNNEMDDFAAAPGVPNAFGLVGNDANSIAPRKTPLSSMTPTIVTENGHFRMAAGAPGGSTIITQVLQTILNVLEYNMDVGAAISVPRIHHQWLPDELRVESWSLDALTMQDLRRRGHKIKETTPWGNGNAIAVTSDGTLEGAADPRGEGSPRGL; this comes from the coding sequence ATGGCAATCTTTTCTTTCACCCTCCTTGTTTACAGCCAAGTTGCATCAGCCGCCTTAACTTTACCCCTACACAGCAAAAAGGGAATGGTGGTTTCAGCCCATCCCCTAGGGAGTGAAGCAGGAATTTTAATGTTACGCAAAGGTGGTAATGCAGTAGATGCAGCTGTCGCCACAACTTTTGTCATCTCTGTAGTTGAGCCTTTTTCGGCGGGAATCGGCGGCGGCGGATTTTTGCTGATGCACTCTGAGAAAACTGGCGATATCAAAGCGTTGGATTTCCGCGAACGCGCACCCCTGAAAGCTACAAAAAATATGTATCTGGATGCAGCAGGGAAAGTACGTCCCAATGCAAGTATCAATGGTTATTTGGCAGTAGGAACACCAGGAACGGTGGCAGGACTTTATGAAGTGCATCGTCGCTATGGTAAACTTTCTTGGCAAGAGGTAATGAAACCTGCGATCGCACTTGCTAAAGATGGTTTTATTCTTGGGGATGTGCTAACTCAGCGCCTCAACCAGCGCCAGCAACAGCTTCTCAATAATCCAGCCGCGCGGGAAATTTTTACTCGCAACGGCCAATTTTACCAACCAGGAGAGAAACTGGTGCAGCGTGATTTGGCACGCACCTTAACAGCAATTTCTGAAAATCCCCAAAGTTTTTACACCGGAAGTATTGCTCGAGCGATCGCTTCTGATATGGTAAAAAATGGCGGTTTAATTACTCTAGAAGACCTGAAAGCCTACAAACCAATCTGGCGGACTCCTGTTTGTGGGAATTTTCGGAAAGCTAAAATCTGCTCAATGCCACCACCATCATCGGGAGGCGTTCACCTATTGCAGATTTTAAATATTATTGGTGACACTGATTTAAAATCTTTAGGATGGCATCATCCCGACGCTATCCACTTAATGGTAGAAGCAATGAAGATTGCTTACGCCGATCGCTCGGAATATTTAGGCGATCCTGATTTTGTCAAAGTTCCTGTACAAGAACTGATTAGTCCAGCTTACGCCAAAAAACGCCGTCAAGAAATTAATATGCAACTGGCTAAACCCTCGACCGAGGTCAAGCCAGTAGATAGAAAGACACTACAACGTTTTAGTCAGGCTAATAATCAAATTTTAGGAGAAAATATCATTCCATTATCCGCTCGGTCTCTAAAACTGCACGCGACGCGGTATGAATCTCCTGAAACCACTCATCTGACTGTTGTGGATGGAGAACACAACGCCGTAAGTCTGACTTTCACGGTTAACCTGATTTTTGGTGCTGGTGTGGTGACACCGGGAACTGGAATCGTCCTGAACAATGAAATGGATGATTTTGCTGCTGCGCCAGGAGTGCCTAATGCTTTTGGTTTAGTTGGTAACGATGCCAACAGCATTGCACCCCGTAAAACTCCTTTATCCAGCATGACTCCCACTATTGTCACAGAAAATGGTCATTTTCGGATGGCAGCAGGTGCGCCCGGTGGTAGCACCATCATCACCCAGGTTTTGCAAACGATCCTGAATGTGCTGGAATACAACATGGATGTTGGTGCAGCTATTTCTGTTCCACGCATACATCATCAATGGCTTCCCGATGAGTTGCGGGTTGAATCCTGGAGCTTGGACGCTCTGACTATGCAAGACTTACGCCGTCGGGGGCATAAAATTAAGGAAACTACTCCTTGGGGTAATGGTAACGCGATCGCTGTTACATCTGATGGAACTCTAGAAGGCGCGGCAGATCCTCGCGGTGAAGGTTCCCCCAGAGGTTTGTGA
- a CDS encoding tetratricopeptide repeat protein: MSDSLPLRDRYLALIDEIVETTLKGKISSVEMVYQMLLKGITSGTGEVFELVLSDRLNALQSQVDSENDELKKGKATRSLRAIKTIQSQWQRWQEQNKTTEAIAAAVTEITTAQADERLATFLRITDPNQKYPLNSQQLQQLSKALQQFAQADADLEQFSEGITRGLASWQRLQDNLLSWMYEQKEALGFGGVPGERGPWASWAKQLNSELPKALLRTLAMEESAIEFAQRQRGITLRDWVEMALILQFLQRGLINWFDQQAYDVKAGPKLSISTFLTFAVIWSQLASGFGSIGTVYADACSQIMLQILRTFAQRPYFPFYGGIFASFTGTYLRDALDYLDEPLRRGEGTQEKARILTLLGYSQRALGQYQRSIDFHQQALEIARNAGDRTCEIANLNHLSRTYVQQQNYAEAINYSQRALILSRQAGDRTGEANALVNLGYSEVMQAQELENLEPETYESAINYLEQGLKLSEKLGDIQSKALCVSSLGIAYLVIGEHQTAIKYLEDGFKTAQVSGDLYLQGRNLAYLAEAYYYLQNSEKTVYTGCLGMYLLEQIASNEWRQAAGLLIILQGQIGAEAFQNFLQQHRPKIIAVIGVDGYDHIPKLLEVYKQDI, from the coding sequence GTGTCAGATTCTCTGCCATTGCGCGATCGCTATCTTGCCTTAATCGATGAAATTGTTGAAACCACCCTCAAGGGCAAAATTAGCTCTGTTGAGATGGTGTATCAAATGCTGCTTAAAGGAATTACTTCCGGTACTGGGGAAGTCTTTGAGTTAGTTTTGAGCGATCGCCTGAATGCTCTCCAAAGCCAAGTAGATAGTGAAAACGACGAACTTAAGAAAGGCAAGGCTACTCGTAGTTTGAGAGCCATTAAGACCATTCAAAGCCAATGGCAACGTTGGCAAGAGCAAAACAAAACAACAGAAGCGATCGCTGCCGCAGTTACAGAAATTACCACAGCCCAGGCTGACGAGCGTCTAGCGACATTTTTACGGATTACTGACCCCAATCAGAAGTATCCGCTAAATTCGCAACAGCTACAGCAATTATCAAAGGCTTTACAGCAATTTGCCCAGGCAGATGCTGATTTAGAACAGTTTTCCGAAGGGATTACCCGTGGTTTAGCTTCTTGGCAGCGATTGCAAGATAATTTGCTCAGTTGGATGTACGAGCAAAAAGAAGCTTTAGGATTTGGCGGCGTACCCGGAGAACGCGGCCCTTGGGCAAGTTGGGCTAAACAACTCAATAGCGAGTTACCCAAAGCACTGCTTCGCACCTTAGCGATGGAAGAATCCGCAATTGAATTTGCCCAACGACAACGGGGAATCACCTTGAGAGATTGGGTAGAAATGGCATTGATTTTACAGTTCTTGCAACGGGGGCTAATTAACTGGTTTGACCAACAAGCTTACGATGTTAAGGCGGGGCCAAAGTTGTCCATTTCCACTTTTTTGACCTTTGCAGTGATTTGGAGTCAATTAGCAAGTGGTTTTGGCAGCATTGGGACAGTATACGCCGATGCCTGTTCTCAAATCATGCTCCAAATTTTGCGAACCTTTGCCCAGCGTCCGTATTTTCCCTTTTATGGCGGGATATTTGCCTCTTTTACTGGTACTTATTTGCGAGATGCCCTCGATTATTTGGATGAACCATTACGACGAGGTGAAGGAACCCAAGAAAAGGCGCGGATTTTGACGCTTTTAGGTTATTCGCAGCGTGCTTTAGGACAATACCAGCGCTCAATTGATTTTCATCAGCAGGCATTAGAGATAGCCAGGAATGCAGGCGATCGCACCTGTGAAATAGCCAATCTCAACCACCTCAGCCGTACTTATGTGCAACAGCAAAATTATGCTGAAGCAATTAACTACAGCCAACGAGCATTAATCTTGAGTCGGCAAGCAGGCGATCGCACCGGAGAAGCAAACGCGCTAGTAAACTTAGGTTACAGCGAAGTCATGCAAGCTCAAGAATTGGAAAACTTAGAACCCGAAACTTATGAATCTGCAATTAACTATTTAGAACAAGGTTTAAAATTATCGGAAAAATTAGGCGATATTCAAAGTAAAGCCTTATGTGTCAGCAGCTTAGGAATTGCCTATCTAGTAATTGGAGAACACCAAACAGCAATTAAATATCTTGAAGATGGCTTTAAGACAGCGCAAGTTTCCGGCGATTTGTATCTCCAAGGGCGGAACTTAGCTTATTTAGCAGAAGCTTATTATTATCTCCAAAATTCGGAAAAAACCGTTTACACAGGCTGCTTGGGAATGTATCTTTTAGAGCAAATAGCTTCTAATGAGTGGCGGCAAGCGGCAGGTTTACTAATAATTTTGCAAGGACAAATTGGTGCAGAAGCATTCCAAAATTTCTTACAGCAACATCGCCCTAAAATCATTGCAGTTATCGGTGTAGATGGGTACGATCACATTCCCAAACTATTAGAAGTATACAAGCAAGATATATAG